In Aquiflexum balticum DSM 16537, a single genomic region encodes these proteins:
- a CDS encoding peroxidase, with translation MSAIHRGLTVTVIVKEEKLSEINVLLEEYNLHSKNHQEDYHVQMPSTFFISWLTLPSQFYAEKEQLPARIILLTSYVGNKKRHLNELVAFMGSKLKAVFAFSEEFKSTANDNEGLVKFLNQKSIFNTFYSGFKFIKTQDVKKELDLRNKVFDYLNSKREEPGFSYQSPEEIKEQIENFVKKEDATKWAEVGLKSLKTDKFNMLTPLYIFGLVMATSIIFLILSIFMKPSFLFWIGLIFPVFLIGLIILFLLLRINENNPHIPNKPVSDDWIRNIVLRENNTVINEMTVIAPLKKGLIRRIFLGVSLRLVYLIRFFSYIPTVHTARWLQMDSGKRLVFIATFDNLSEAYAHDFVDSENRTRNMAVIFSHAAGFPATTWLVKKSYNHRSEYMKGVRAHQKITQFWYTFNTDLSVENLKTNRKFREGLFKKMSADEIREWLLTI, from the coding sequence ATGTCTGCTATTCACAGAGGATTAACCGTGACGGTTATTGTTAAGGAAGAAAAGCTGAGCGAGATCAATGTGCTTTTGGAAGAGTATAATCTACATTCCAAAAATCATCAGGAAGATTACCATGTTCAAATGCCCAGCACTTTTTTTATCAGTTGGCTGACGCTTCCTTCCCAATTTTATGCAGAAAAAGAGCAGCTTCCCGCGAGGATTATTTTATTGACGAGTTATGTAGGAAATAAGAAAAGGCATCTAAATGAATTGGTTGCCTTTATGGGATCAAAATTAAAAGCAGTATTTGCTTTTAGCGAGGAGTTTAAATCAACTGCAAATGATAATGAGGGATTGGTTAAGTTTTTGAACCAAAAAAGCATTTTCAACACATTTTATTCAGGTTTCAAATTCATAAAGACCCAAGATGTCAAAAAAGAGCTAGACCTCAGAAACAAGGTGTTTGATTATCTAAATTCCAAAAGGGAAGAACCGGGTTTTAGCTATCAAAGCCCTGAAGAAATTAAAGAGCAGATAGAAAATTTTGTAAAAAAGGAAGATGCTACAAAATGGGCTGAGGTGGGACTGAAAAGTTTGAAGACGGATAAGTTCAATATGCTTACACCACTTTACATTTTCGGTTTGGTGATGGCTACTTCCATAATTTTTTTAATTCTTTCCATATTTATGAAGCCCTCATTCTTATTTTGGATCGGCTTGATTTTTCCTGTGTTTCTTATTGGACTGATCATCTTATTTTTATTGCTGAGAATCAATGAAAACAATCCCCACATTCCCAATAAACCTGTTTCAGATGATTGGATCAGGAATATTGTTCTTAGGGAGAATAATACTGTGATCAATGAAATGACAGTGATAGCACCATTGAAAAAAGGACTGATCCGGAGAATTTTTCTCGGAGTTTCTTTAAGATTGGTCTATCTGATCAGGTTTTTTTCCTACATCCCGACAGTACATACCGCGCGGTGGTTACAGATGGATAGCGGAAAAAGATTGGTATTCATAGCCACTTTTGACAATCTCTCAGAAGCATATGCCCATGATTTTGTGGATAGTGAAAACCGGACCAGAAACATGGCGGTGATTTTCAGCCATGCGGCAGGGTTTCCGGCCACTACCTGGCTGGTAAAGAAAAGTTACAATCATAGGAGTGAATATATGAAAGGGGTAAGGGCACATCAAAAAATCACCCAGTTTTGGTACACCTTCAATACTGATCTCAGTGTGGAAAATCTCAAGACCAACCGCAAGTTTAGGGAGGGTTTGTTCAAGAAAATGAGTGCGGATGAAATCAGGGAATGGCTTTTAACTATCTAA
- a CDS encoding Dyp-type peroxidase, with translation MALELNDMQGLLIRGFGNLQGAQYVLLNFSDAVQAKGYLKELFPLITPANEKPTDHALQVAFTYEGISFLQMPVEGLESFSREFREGMTDTHRQFVLGDSGDNDPKNWEWGSPDKDVIHMLLMVFSENNETLVEKLKTEKDRADKYGVNVLHSLPSGFLQNHKEHFGFRDDISRPIIEELVDNPEKITGITFPAGEFIMGYKNLYDEFSPAPKLPKEYDKNDLLPLCPEEPGLKDFGKNGTYLIFRQLEQDVFTFWEFLKNQSKSEEEAIKIASKMVGRWPDGSPLTLCPVKNDPELSISNNFGFWEEDKAGLKCPIGSHIRRTNPRDHLVTEKTKKDSAEMASKHRMIRKGRPYGNPVTDDLNPVDLMSLSKDDEKRGLHFICLVTDIRRQFEFVQNNWVNFHKFGGLDHDADPIIGNHFQNSEVITDEFSIPDYPVKRKIKNLPNFTITKGGSYFFIPGLKAIQFLANHE, from the coding sequence ATGGCACTTGAATTAAATGACATGCAAGGCTTGTTGATAAGGGGATTTGGTAACCTTCAGGGGGCCCAATATGTATTGCTGAATTTTTCTGATGCTGTCCAGGCAAAAGGTTATTTAAAAGAGCTTTTCCCATTAATCACTCCGGCAAATGAAAAACCTACTGATCATGCCCTTCAAGTTGCTTTTACTTACGAAGGCATTTCCTTTCTCCAAATGCCTGTGGAAGGTTTGGAAAGTTTTTCAAGGGAATTTAGAGAAGGGATGACAGATACCCATCGTCAGTTTGTTCTAGGCGACAGTGGGGACAATGACCCTAAAAACTGGGAATGGGGGAGTCCTGATAAGGATGTTATCCACATGCTTTTGATGGTTTTTTCAGAAAACAATGAAACTTTGGTTGAAAAACTGAAAACTGAAAAAGACAGGGCTGACAAGTATGGGGTAAATGTCCTGCATTCATTACCTTCCGGATTTTTGCAAAACCATAAAGAGCATTTTGGATTCAGAGATGACATTTCAAGACCGATTATTGAAGAATTGGTGGATAATCCCGAAAAAATAACCGGAATTACTTTTCCTGCAGGTGAATTTATCATGGGTTACAAAAACCTATATGATGAATTTTCTCCTGCACCAAAACTCCCAAAGGAATATGATAAAAATGATTTACTCCCTCTTTGCCCCGAAGAACCTGGTCTTAAGGATTTTGGGAAAAACGGAACCTATCTGATTTTCCGCCAATTGGAACAAGATGTATTTACATTCTGGGAATTTCTCAAAAACCAAAGTAAGTCTGAAGAAGAAGCCATTAAAATTGCCAGCAAAATGGTTGGCAGATGGCCGGACGGTTCTCCGCTTACTTTGTGCCCGGTCAAAAATGACCCTGAATTATCCATATCCAATAATTTTGGCTTTTGGGAGGAAGATAAAGCCGGATTGAAATGTCCCATTGGTTCTCATATCAGAAGAACAAATCCAAGAGATCATTTGGTGACGGAAAAAACCAAAAAGGATTCTGCAGAAATGGCCTCCAAACATAGAATGATCAGAAAAGGTAGACCCTATGGAAATCCCGTGACTGATGACCTTAATCCTGTGGATTTGATGTCACTGTCCAAGGATGATGAAAAGAGAGGATTACATTTTATCTGTCTGGTGACGGATATACGAAGGCAGTTCGAATTTGTACAGAACAATTGGGTCAACTTCCACAAGTTTGGGGGTTTGGACCATGATGCTGATCCCATAATCGGTAACCATTTCCAAAATTCAGAAGTAATCACGGATGAATTCAGCATTCCTGATTATCCGGTGAAAAGGAAAATCAAGAATCTGCCCAATTTTACCATTACCAAAGGCGGAAGCTATTTCTTCATTCCTGGTCTGAAAGCAATTCAATTCCTGGCAAATCATGAATAA
- a CDS encoding catalase family protein: protein MNNSIDEKEEKEIQEIIQTMKRFLSDTYPKGNIKRNFHPKMHGCLKGTLEIRNDLPDTLKQGLFKSPNTYEVWLRFSNAPPKIQSDKSSSGRGLAIKVLNVPGTVIEEDPIGVNCQNFLMTTSPILSAGSIRLYNKAIKAILFGWKRQLVFALNPLHWRSLFLTLKHSKKHDNLLAQKYFSGGAFRFGPDQFVKFVLEPHNSNLGYTLGKPKTDNFLREQLKADLKSCQHGFTIYVQVHENDKTEPLEDTSVEWKKEGVPVADLWIPAQDFDFEERNKFGEALSFSPWACLEDHEPIGGINRARRLVYKELAELRKTENSV from the coding sequence ATGAATAACAGCATAGACGAAAAAGAAGAAAAAGAAATTCAGGAAATCATTCAGACCATGAAAAGATTCCTATCTGATACTTACCCAAAAGGTAATATCAAAAGGAATTTTCATCCCAAGATGCATGGATGTCTGAAAGGAACTTTGGAAATCCGGAATGATCTACCGGATACACTTAAGCAAGGTCTTTTCAAGTCACCCAATACCTATGAAGTCTGGCTGCGGTTCTCTAATGCACCCCCAAAAATCCAATCTGATAAAAGCAGTTCTGGAAGAGGCTTGGCCATTAAAGTGTTGAATGTCCCAGGAACGGTTATTGAAGAAGATCCTATTGGTGTCAATTGTCAAAATTTTTTGATGACCACCAGCCCCATACTTTCCGCGGGAAGTATCAGGTTATACAACAAGGCTATCAAAGCAATCCTCTTTGGCTGGAAAAGACAGTTGGTTTTTGCATTGAATCCATTGCATTGGCGCAGTTTATTTCTCACTTTAAAGCATTCCAAAAAGCACGATAATCTACTGGCACAAAAATATTTTTCAGGAGGAGCGTTCAGGTTCGGTCCTGATCAATTTGTCAAATTTGTCTTAGAACCCCATAATTCAAATTTGGGCTATACCTTGGGAAAACCAAAAACTGATAATTTTCTGCGCGAACAGCTTAAAGCCGATCTCAAATCCTGCCAACATGGATTTACCATTTATGTGCAAGTACATGAAAATGATAAAACCGAACCATTGGAAGATACCTCTGTAGAATGGAAAAAAGAGGGGGTACCTGTAGCAGATTTATGGATACCTGCCCAGGATTTTGATTTTGAAGAGCGGAATAAATTCGGTGAGGCACTTTCATTTTCCCCTTGGGCCTGTTTGGAAGACCATGAACCCATTGGCGGCATCAACCGCGCGAGAAGGTTGGTTTATAAAGAGCTTGCCGAACTGCGAAAAACCGAAAACTCAGTCTAG
- a CDS encoding FAD-binding protein: MPDRIEDLDETLTHHCTREKRLQWVKRINTVVKPRFVRRIIENRLNKDSPIHEKVILSFDEELSYSKTYEKDFPFRQQWSNWYGNHASEPLKIFVPGSGSHSKFEAISEQWGNYDYKGLEEVKEIISYAEAEGRKIRAIGSGHALTPIAQSEDFIVCTHNLNLTQRKAEQFIKPEFLNGFDVDVNFRNVKSKEKHFLFETSGGTKVHQLITALEKDGLALMNKGGSSIQAISGAIATSTHGSGIGLGPLPGMVKSMTLVGKGSKAYRVEPTNGITDPELFLADPEVQKHDIQLIQDDDTFNAVMVGVGSMGLVFSLIVEVQKSYKLYEERVIWEWETLKAKMLEGDLYIFINSNRNFEVLINPYIDETEENPSRKCLLTTRDYAESCEVPPIAKRERNYLSSFVSGISISGRLSPWVFNRNSQNIPRMTNNSLARLEDHAKKGGGFEDVSYKVLDQGLGELKFYGYAIEFGFEIEKAFEAVDVITKVCEEAKAYGHYLAAPFSLRYVKHCPGYFSMMNKSDMCMIEVVSVKGVTGTISLMKRIEAELLEIGAVPHWGLSLLPWSKEMVERAFPHYEDWKRHQAIFGGETFTNPFIKNILD; this comes from the coding sequence TTGCCCGACAGAATAGAGGACTTGGATGAAACACTTACCCATCATTGTACAAGAGAAAAGCGTCTCCAATGGGTAAAGCGGATCAATACAGTAGTGAAGCCAAGGTTTGTACGCAGGATTATCGAAAACCGTCTCAATAAGGATTCCCCGATTCATGAAAAGGTTATTTTGTCTTTTGATGAGGAACTATCCTACAGCAAAACCTACGAAAAAGATTTTCCCTTTCGTCAGCAATGGAGCAATTGGTATGGGAACCATGCCTCTGAACCATTGAAAATCTTTGTACCGGGAAGCGGAAGTCATAGTAAATTTGAAGCCATATCCGAACAATGGGGGAATTATGATTATAAAGGTCTGGAAGAAGTAAAAGAAATAATTTCCTATGCCGAAGCTGAAGGCCGGAAGATCCGTGCCATTGGTTCAGGACATGCCCTTACCCCTATTGCTCAATCTGAAGATTTTATTGTCTGCACGCATAATTTAAACCTGACACAGCGTAAAGCTGAGCAATTTATCAAACCTGAATTTTTAAATGGATTTGATGTGGATGTCAATTTCAGAAATGTAAAATCGAAAGAAAAACACTTTCTATTTGAAACCAGTGGTGGAACAAAAGTGCACCAATTGATCACAGCCTTGGAAAAAGATGGCTTGGCACTGATGAACAAGGGCGGATCCAGCATTCAGGCAATATCAGGGGCAATTGCTACATCTACCCATGGATCGGGAATAGGATTGGGTCCTCTTCCGGGAATGGTAAAGTCAATGACACTTGTAGGGAAAGGATCCAAAGCATATAGAGTGGAACCAACCAATGGGATCACTGATCCGGAATTGTTTTTGGCAGATCCGGAAGTCCAAAAACATGACATCCAACTGATTCAGGATGATGATACTTTTAATGCCGTGATGGTAGGCGTAGGTTCTATGGGGTTGGTATTTTCATTGATTGTGGAAGTGCAGAAATCTTACAAGTTGTATGAGGAACGGGTAATTTGGGAATGGGAAACCTTGAAAGCCAAAATGCTGGAGGGAGACCTTTACATCTTTATCAATTCCAACCGCAATTTTGAAGTGCTTATCAATCCATATATTGACGAAACAGAAGAAAATCCATCAAGGAAGTGTTTGCTAACTACCAGAGATTATGCGGAATCCTGTGAGGTGCCACCTATTGCAAAAAGGGAAAGAAATTACCTTTCTTCCTTCGTATCAGGAATTTCCATATCGGGAAGACTATCCCCTTGGGTTTTTAACAGAAACAGCCAAAATATTCCAAGAATGACCAACAATTCCCTTGCCCGCTTGGAAGATCATGCCAAAAAAGGTGGTGGATTTGAAGATGTTTCTTACAAGGTTCTGGATCAGGGACTCGGAGAACTGAAATTTTATGGCTATGCCATTGAATTTGGTTTTGAAATAGAAAAGGCCTTTGAAGCGGTTGACGTGATCACCAAGGTTTGTGAAGAAGCTAAAGCCTATGGCCATTATTTGGCAGCACCTTTTTCTCTGCGCTATGTCAAGCACTGTCCGGGGTATTTTTCTATGATGAACAAGTCAGATATGTGTATGATAGAAGTTGTAAGTGTGAAGGGAGTTACCGGTACCATTTCTTTAATGAAAAGGATTGAGGCTGAATTATTGGAAATCGGAGCAGTGCCTCATTGGGGGCTATCTTTACTGCCATGGTCAAAGGAAATGGTAGAAAGGGCATTTCCGCACTATGAGGATTGGAAAAGGCATCAGGCAATATTTGGGGGAGAAACATTTACCAATCCTTTCATTAAAAACATACTAGACTGA
- a CDS encoding aminotransferase class III-fold pyridoxal phosphate-dependent enzyme, producing MEEWIKTRIDFHFLEIKRLNGYDNANYLMNTEEGKFILKTYPYSLDTFDLVQAETDILLVLQQKFEGRIPTPVPFLSGNHVDVVEVNGKSQIIRLLSFLEGSFLGNTKTEKEQYYSLGNFLGELDKELSRLKNYPIQSRKWEWHIQYPEFIRDYLEDIPSAKDISLVQYFLQQFEENVRPILPSLRKSIIYNDANEWNILLKENKDLALIDFGDLAYAPFLQELAVAMTYAAYDKDNYLEWGVEVLKGYQSVISLEEKELEALYYLIAARLCSSVCNSAHARKTNPENAYASVSEENAWKMLYGWLKINPIEAENRFREVAGLPKKKVLSLEDSLIYRNQYLSSILSVSYNNPIKMERAAFQYMYDAYGNTFLDAYNNIPHVGHSHPKVVEAGQRQMAKLNTNTRYLYDLLPEYAEKLFAKFPSSLNRVFFVNSGSAASDLAVRMAKWHTQREGIAVVEHGYHGNTQISIDISDYKFNNPKGQGKKENILKVPIPDAYRGKYAGESEKSGMAYAKEAKGLINNFQMPIAAFIAEPIVGCGGQIPLAPGYLREVYAAVRAQGGLCISDEVQTGFGRVGDYFWGFEQHAVVPDMVILGKPMGNGHPMGAVVCNQEVAESFEKGVEFFSSFGGNPVSCAIGLAVLEVMEEEGLQENAKVVGNYYKSLFLELQKNHDCIGDVRGSGLFLGVDLVKPGTKEEDPLLAKTIKNKLREQFILISTDGPKDSVLKTKPPLIFTKENALQVVEEMSKALSKNQK from the coding sequence ATGGAAGAATGGATTAAGACCCGGATTGATTTTCATTTCCTTGAAATCAAACGGTTGAATGGCTATGACAATGCCAATTATTTGATGAATACCGAAGAAGGAAAATTCATTCTAAAAACCTATCCCTATTCTTTGGACACATTTGATTTGGTCCAAGCTGAAACCGATATTTTATTGGTTCTGCAACAAAAATTTGAAGGCAGAATTCCAACCCCAGTACCATTTCTATCCGGTAACCATGTTGATGTTGTTGAAGTTAATGGAAAATCCCAAATTATAAGGCTTTTGTCTTTTTTGGAAGGCAGTTTTTTGGGAAATACAAAAACAGAAAAAGAACAATATTACTCCTTAGGTAACTTTTTGGGAGAATTGGATAAGGAACTTTCACGATTAAAAAACTACCCTATCCAATCCAGAAAATGGGAATGGCATATCCAATATCCAGAGTTTATCAGGGATTATTTGGAAGATATTCCATCTGCAAAGGACATAAGCCTTGTCCAATATTTCCTCCAACAATTCGAAGAAAATGTCAGACCTATTCTGCCAAGCCTGCGCAAATCCATTATTTACAATGATGCGAATGAATGGAATATCCTCCTCAAAGAAAACAAGGATTTGGCATTGATTGATTTCGGCGATCTTGCCTATGCACCTTTTCTTCAGGAGCTGGCAGTTGCCATGACTTATGCCGCTTACGACAAAGATAATTATTTGGAATGGGGTGTGGAGGTATTAAAGGGTTACCAATCCGTAATTTCTCTTGAAGAAAAAGAATTGGAAGCACTGTATTACCTGATTGCGGCAAGGTTATGTTCCAGTGTGTGTAATTCGGCCCATGCCAGAAAAACTAATCCTGAAAACGCCTATGCCTCTGTCAGTGAAGAAAATGCCTGGAAAATGCTTTATGGTTGGCTGAAAATCAATCCTATTGAAGCGGAGAATAGATTCAGGGAAGTGGCTGGTTTGCCTAAGAAAAAGGTGCTTTCACTGGAAGATAGCCTGATTTACCGTAATCAATACCTAAGCAGCATTTTATCCGTCAGCTATAATAATCCAATCAAAATGGAAAGGGCCGCTTTCCAATACATGTATGATGCCTATGGAAATACTTTCTTGGATGCATACAATAATATTCCCCATGTAGGGCATTCCCATCCCAAGGTTGTCGAAGCGGGGCAAAGACAAATGGCCAAGCTCAATACCAATACCCGATATCTTTATGACCTTTTGCCTGAATATGCGGAGAAATTGTTCGCGAAGTTTCCATCATCTTTGAACAGGGTTTTCTTTGTGAATTCAGGCAGTGCGGCCAGTGATTTGGCCGTCCGAATGGCAAAGTGGCATACCCAAAGAGAGGGGATAGCCGTGGTTGAGCATGGCTACCATGGGAATACCCAGATTTCCATTGATATTTCAGATTATAAGTTTAACAATCCCAAAGGGCAGGGCAAAAAAGAAAATATCCTGAAAGTTCCAATTCCTGATGCTTATCGAGGAAAATACGCCGGTGAAAGCGAAAAATCAGGAATGGCGTATGCCAAGGAGGCCAAAGGATTAATAAACAATTTCCAAATGCCGATCGCAGCATTTATAGCTGAACCCATTGTGGGTTGCGGCGGACAAATACCTCTGGCTCCAGGATATTTGCGGGAAGTGTATGCGGCTGTTCGTGCCCAAGGAGGACTTTGTATTTCGGATGAGGTGCAAACCGGTTTTGGAAGGGTTGGGGATTATTTTTGGGGATTTGAGCAGCATGCTGTGGTGCCGGATATGGTGATCTTGGGCAAGCCAATGGGAAATGGCCATCCAATGGGAGCTGTAGTCTGTAACCAAGAAGTTGCGGAGTCTTTTGAAAAGGGAGTAGAGTTTTTCAGTTCTTTTGGAGGTAATCCGGTTTCTTGCGCCATAGGTTTGGCAGTTTTGGAAGTCATGGAGGAAGAAGGTTTGCAGGAAAATGCCAAAGTGGTAGGGAATTACTACAAGTCCTTATTCTTGGAGCTTCAAAAAAATCATGATTGCATCGGGGATGTCAGGGGTTCAGGTTTATTCCTTGGCGTGGATTTGGTTAAACCGGGCACAAAGGAGGAAGATCCACTGCTGGCCAAAACCATCAAAAATAAATTGAGAGAACAATTCATACTTATAAGTACCGATGGTCCCAAAGACAGTGTGCTGAAAACAAAGCCCCCTTTGATTTTTACCAAAGAAAATGCCCTGCAGGTAGTCGAAGAGATGAGTAAAGCCTTATCAAAAAACCAGAAATAA
- a CDS encoding hydrogenase, which yields MEESNVKKFQTNRLLFFGVLLFFLGLLVGLFIPLMANPRMGLTTHLEGVMNGILLVALGLIWAKIEVSAFWLKTAFWLSLYGSFANFIAVLIAAITGSGKMMPIAGGQEGSAFVEGIISFLLISLALAMLTVCIIVLSGIYRHMNLEHK from the coding sequence ATGGAAGAATCAAATGTAAAAAAGTTTCAAACTAACCGCTTACTCTTTTTTGGAGTGTTATTATTTTTTCTTGGCCTTTTAGTCGGATTGTTTATCCCATTAATGGCCAATCCAAGAATGGGTTTAACCACGCACCTAGAAGGAGTTATGAATGGTATTTTATTGGTAGCACTCGGTTTGATTTGGGCCAAAATAGAAGTGTCTGCTTTTTGGCTAAAAACAGCTTTCTGGCTAAGCCTATATGGCAGTTTCGCCAATTTTATTGCCGTTTTGATAGCCGCAATTACAGGTTCCGGTAAAATGATGCCAATTGCAGGAGGCCAGGAAGGAAGTGCGTTTGTTGAAGGTATTATTTCATTTCTATTGATAAGCCTTGCTTTAGCCATGCTGACTGTATGCATCATTGTATTGTCAGGGATATACCGGCACATGAATTTGGAGCATAAATGA
- a CDS encoding zinc finger domain-containing protein, whose translation MIEIPESKTLSLQASQILTGKKLAKVIPSTHVHKMAWYEGDPKDYPKLLEGRTVQSTQGHGMIVDIYFDGNVSVSISDGVNMRYYSNFKEAPTKHQLLLVFEDGSCLVFTVAMYGGIMAYLGKFNNKYHIGSLNAISPLDEAFNEKVFQGILDSAKDLSAKALLATEQRIPGLGNGVLQDILFNAGIHPKRKKSSLSELEKKDLFNSLKITLKKMTDLGGRDTEKDLFGKNGGYKTILSKITLDLPCPKCGGKIEKESYMGGAVYFCPNCQKL comes from the coding sequence ATGATAGAAATCCCTGAATCCAAAACGCTGAGTTTACAGGCATCCCAAATTCTGACTGGCAAAAAATTGGCCAAGGTCATTCCGTCCACCCATGTTCATAAAATGGCATGGTACGAAGGCGATCCCAAAGATTACCCAAAACTTCTGGAAGGAAGAACTGTACAATCCACGCAAGGACATGGAATGATTGTGGACATCTATTTTGATGGAAATGTGAGTGTTTCTATAAGCGATGGAGTGAATATGCGGTATTATTCCAATTTCAAAGAAGCCCCTACCAAGCATCAGTTACTGTTGGTTTTTGAAGATGGGAGTTGCCTGGTTTTTACAGTAGCCATGTATGGGGGGATTATGGCCTATCTGGGGAAATTCAACAATAAATACCATATAGGTAGCTTGAATGCGATTTCTCCATTGGATGAAGCCTTTAATGAAAAAGTTTTTCAGGGAATTCTTGATTCGGCAAAGGATCTGTCAGCCAAAGCTTTGTTGGCTACTGAGCAAAGGATACCTGGCCTGGGAAATGGGGTATTGCAGGACATTCTTTTCAATGCCGGCATACATCCCAAACGAAAGAAATCCAGTTTGAGTGAATTGGAAAAGAAAGATTTATTTAACAGCCTTAAAATCACACTCAAGAAAATGACTGACCTTGGGGGAAGGGACACCGAGAAAGATCTTTTTGGGAAAAATGGAGGATACAAAACCATTCTTTCAAAAATCACCTTGGATCTACCCTGTCCAAAATGTGGCGGAAAAATAGAAAAAGAATCCTATATGGGCGGGGCAGTATATTTCTGCCCTAATTGCCAGAAATTGTAA
- a CDS encoding histidinol-phosphatase: protein MTWTNYHNHCKYCDGVEEIETHVQQGIIEGVVSLGFSSHSPVSFENKWSMKEKDIPAYLKDIQAAGEKYFGQIEIYKSLEIDYFPQQSGVIKKWVDNLDLDYSIGSVHFVDAFEDGMPWEIDGPLMTFEKGLEEIFGNDIRKVLEKYFEYTVQMLEKDCPTILGHLDKIKMQNHHRLFFDENATWYQDLVKQALEVAAKSGVIAEVNTRGLYKKRASETYPGELGLRLLKKFGIPICLNSDAHQSKEIIGEYKNTAVLLKHLGFKELMVLKNNSWQAMPFDVNGIHW, encoded by the coding sequence ATGACTTGGACCAATTACCATAATCACTGTAAATATTGCGATGGGGTGGAAGAGATTGAAACCCACGTTCAACAAGGTATAATCGAGGGTGTCGTCAGTTTGGGTTTTTCCTCCCATAGTCCTGTTTCATTTGAAAACAAATGGTCAATGAAAGAGAAAGATATCCCTGCTTATTTAAAGGATATCCAGGCCGCTGGCGAAAAATACTTCGGACAAATAGAAATATACAAAAGCTTGGAAATTGATTATTTTCCCCAGCAATCAGGAGTTATCAAAAAGTGGGTGGATAATCTTGACCTGGATTATTCCATAGGTTCTGTCCACTTTGTAGATGCTTTTGAAGATGGGATGCCATGGGAAATTGACGGACCATTGATGACTTTTGAAAAAGGACTGGAAGAGATTTTTGGCAATGATATCCGAAAAGTGTTGGAAAAGTATTTTGAATACACCGTCCAAATGCTGGAAAAGGATTGCCCAACCATCCTGGGTCATCTGGATAAAATAAAAATGCAAAACCATCACCGGCTTTTTTTCGATGAGAATGCAACATGGTATCAGGACCTTGTGAAACAGGCATTGGAAGTTGCCGCAAAATCCGGCGTGATAGCAGAGGTAAATACCCGGGGATTGTATAAAAAAAGGGCTTCGGAGACCTATCCAGGTGAATTGGGACTAAGGTTGTTGAAGAAATTTGGCATTCCGATTTGCCTCAATTCCGATGCACATCAATCAAAAGAAATCATAGGGGAATATAAAAATACTGCTGTACTCTTAAAACACCTTGGGTTTAAAGAGCTAATGGTCTTGAAAAATAACTCATGGCAGGCTATGCCTTTTGATGTTAATGGAATTCATTGGTAA
- a CDS encoding SDR family NAD(P)-dependent oxidoreductase — translation MGQYALITGARQGLGKAFALELSKRKINTILVSRPNNGLQDFCEELKEKYSVDSKFYETDLSVYQNVIDLAKWLNQNHEIFILINNVGTGGSKKITDVDIDYINKILKLNIVTTTVLTHQLLPNLLKQHEAYILNISSLAAYLPIGFKTVYPASKSFIYSFSRGLNQELKGTSVSVSVVNPGPIHTNKEVMERTEKGYYGKFFILEPDVLAEKCIRQLFEKKAEIVVNPMLWLLIKILPLWIEIPLISRIAKKEIS, via the coding sequence ATGGGACAATATGCACTGATTACAGGCGCAAGGCAGGGTTTAGGAAAAGCTTTTGCTCTAGAACTTTCAAAAAGGAAAATCAATACCATTTTGGTAAGCAGACCAAACAACGGACTTCAGGATTTCTGTGAGGAATTGAAAGAAAAATATTCGGTAGATTCAAAATTCTATGAAACAGATCTATCGGTTTATCAAAATGTGATTGACCTGGCAAAGTGGTTAAACCAGAATCATGAAATTTTTATCCTGATCAACAATGTAGGTACCGGCGGTTCAAAAAAGATTACGGATGTGGATATTGATTACATCAATAAAATTTTAAAGCTGAATATTGTCACAACCACCGTCCTGACCCATCAGCTTCTTCCAAATCTTTTAAAACAACATGAGGCATACATTTTAAACATTTCGAGCTTGGCAGCTTATTTACCCATAGGTTTCAAAACAGTATATCCGGCATCCAAGTCATTTATTTATTCTTTTTCAAGAGGTCTGAATCAGGAACTAAAGGGGACAAGCGTTTCAGTCAGTGTTGTGAATCCCGGCCCTATTCATACCAACAAAGAGGTTATGGAAAGGACTGAAAAAGGGTATTATGGAAAATTTTTTATTTTAGAACCTGATGTCCTTGCCGAAAAGTGCATTAGACAACTTTTTGAAAAGAAGGCAGAAATTGTTGTCAACCCAATGCTTTGGCTTTTGATCAAAATTTTGCCCTTATGGATTGAAATTCCTTTGATAAGCAGGATTGCAAAAAAAGAGATCAGTTGA